From one Desulfobacterales bacterium genomic stretch:
- a CDS encoding DMT family transporter, producing MIGSLFALAAAVFFASNTILIRRAVLKVSDASLGTLISVPMGVPLFFVALVVTGQTGDLFRFSWQAYFWLSLAGILHFVVGRSLYYGCVQLVGANIAGILRRINILVSVVLGVTLLNEPLSWNLAAGVALIITGITLTGLSSQTFKNADGKIARIPIKAVLLGFGCGLSWGISPIFIKLGLNGTGAAISGGFISFLAATVLLGMTLMGRQRRTAVDQLTPRAAGLFFSAGLLSFSANLVRYIALGLAPASVVTPLVATEPIFMMIFSFIYNRQLEIFSRPVIFGSILVVAGTILLV from the coding sequence ATGATCGGTTCACTCTTTGCCCTGGCGGCGGCGGTTTTTTTTGCAAGCAACACGATTTTAATCCGGCGGGCGGTCCTGAAGGTCTCCGATGCAAGCCTGGGTACGCTGATCAGTGTACCCATGGGGGTGCCCCTGTTTTTTGTTGCGCTGGTCGTGACCGGTCAGACCGGGGACCTGTTCCGGTTCAGCTGGCAGGCCTATTTCTGGTTGTCTTTGGCCGGCATCCTTCATTTTGTAGTGGGCCGTTCACTGTATTACGGCTGCGTGCAGCTGGTGGGCGCCAACATCGCCGGCATTTTGCGCCGCATCAATATCCTGGTGTCGGTGGTTCTCGGCGTCACGCTGTTGAATGAACCCCTGTCATGGAACCTGGCCGCCGGGGTGGCATTGATCATTACCGGCATTACCCTGACCGGTTTGAGCTCCCAGACCTTTAAGAATGCCGATGGAAAAATTGCCCGCATCCCAATCAAGGCTGTTTTATTGGGATTCGGGTGCGGCCTGTCGTGGGGGATTTCTCCCATCTTTATCAAACTAGGGCTCAACGGGACGGGCGCGGCCATTTCGGGCGGTTTCATTTCTTTTTTGGCTGCAACCGTTTTGTTGGGAATGACGCTCATGGGGCGGCAAAGAAGGACCGCCGTCGACCAGTTGACGCCGAGGGCAGCCGGTTTGTTTTTCAGCGCCGGGCTCTTAAGCTTCAGCGCCAATCTGGTTCGCTACATTGCGTTGGGTCTGGCGCCGGCCAGTGTGGTTACGCCGCTGGTTGCGACCGAACCGATTTTTATGATGATTTTTTCATTCATATATAACCGGCAGCTGGAGATTTTCAGTCGACCGGTCATTTTCGGATCTATCCTCGTGGTGGCGGGTACGATCCTGCTGGTTTAG
- a CDS encoding DUF58 domain-containing protein: protein MTAGTEDKLSCAYTLPLILALVGLVLFMALLTRQLSLTFLCILVFTMAAGAKAWSRLSIIGIQSELRIDKKKMFPGETLALSIGVANNKILPVWLQVRVALKGALQTASGQTALRKDSGLLWYQRVSFNWQLTAVKRGVHRIGPVVFEVGDLLGFYPQIEQAPDFHDVIVYPRLVQLNPIRLPRRDFFGIPGVRSPIEDPIYIHGTRDYQSRRPARYIHWKASARHNRLMEKVCEPAEQEKILMLVCTDRFSSDHTGEAFERALEVAASLAVQLDRMRFVVGLASNGRLKGGGNAAVKISRNPGHLSDILETMARLEPVPAGEMVDILQRGLTLPWGVTAVCFTCRLDGASLALNQYFNRRNIPMVMIVCDHTADLTAAETKTNEKIYRLDDIRVKGPAI from the coding sequence ATGACAGCAGGAACCGAAGACAAGCTCTCTTGCGCCTATACGTTGCCGTTGATTTTGGCGCTGGTGGGTTTGGTGCTGTTTATGGCTTTGCTGACCCGGCAGTTATCCCTGACATTTCTCTGCATTCTGGTTTTTACCATGGCAGCGGGGGCAAAAGCCTGGAGCCGTTTGAGCATCATTGGGATTCAAAGCGAGCTGAGAATCGACAAGAAAAAAATGTTTCCGGGCGAGACCCTGGCCCTCAGCATCGGGGTTGCGAACAACAAGATTTTGCCGGTATGGTTGCAGGTCCGGGTGGCCCTCAAGGGGGCGCTGCAAACCGCTTCCGGCCAAACGGCGCTGAGAAAAGACAGCGGGCTGTTGTGGTACCAGCGGGTAAGCTTTAACTGGCAGCTGACAGCGGTAAAAAGAGGGGTCCATCGCATCGGTCCGGTGGTCTTTGAGGTGGGGGATCTGCTGGGATTTTACCCGCAAATAGAACAGGCACCCGATTTTCATGATGTTATTGTCTACCCCCGCCTGGTGCAGCTGAACCCGATACGGTTGCCGCGGCGTGATTTTTTCGGAATTCCCGGGGTCAGGAGCCCCATCGAAGATCCCATTTACATCCATGGCACCCGTGATTACCAGTCTCGTCGTCCGGCCCGTTACATTCATTGGAAAGCCAGCGCCAGGCATAACCGCCTGATGGAAAAGGTTTGTGAACCCGCAGAACAGGAGAAGATACTGATGCTGGTTTGCACCGACCGGTTCAGCAGCGATCACACCGGAGAAGCCTTCGAACGGGCACTGGAAGTGGCCGCTTCTCTTGCGGTCCAGCTCGACCGCATGCGCTTTGTGGTGGGCCTGGCTTCAAACGGCCGTTTAAAGGGCGGCGGCAATGCTGCAGTGAAGATATCCCGAAACCCCGGCCATCTTTCAGATATTCTGGAAACAATGGCCAGGCTGGAACCGGTCCCGGCAGGGGAGATGGTAGACATATTACAGCGCGGGTTGACCCTGCCCTGGGGTGTTACAGCGGTATGTTTTACCTGCCGGCTCGATGGCGCAAGCCTGGCGTTGAATCAGTATTTTAACCGCCGCAACATACCCATGGTGATGATCGTCTGTGATCACACGGCCGACCTTACGGCCGCTGAAACAAAGACCAACGAAAAGATCTATCGGCTGGATGACATCCGGGTGAAAGGCCCTGCAATCTGA
- a CDS encoding response regulator: MNATNILNGKRILIVDDEPDVLESLSELLDMCRIDTASDFESAEKLLNREKFDVAVLDIMGVQGYDLLEIANKNGIPAIMFTAHALSPDNFVKSIKGGAKAYIPKDKMPEIATFVADLLTAHENNVKYRGWYGKLKKFFDNQFGPDWMEKYKEFKKQYGEYFTDE; this comes from the coding sequence ATGAACGCAACGAATATACTGAACGGAAAAAGGATCTTGATTGTTGATGATGAGCCGGACGTTTTGGAATCGCTGTCTGAATTGCTGGACATGTGCCGGATTGATACTGCGTCTGATTTTGAAAGTGCCGAGAAACTCCTGAATCGGGAAAAGTTCGATGTCGCCGTCCTGGACATAATGGGCGTACAGGGATATGACCTGCTTGAAATTGCCAACAAAAACGGGATTCCGGCGATCATGTTCACGGCCCACGCCCTGAGCCCGGACAACTTTGTAAAATCCATCAAAGGCGGCGCCAAGGCTTATATCCCCAAGGATAAAATGCCAGAAATCGCCACTTTTGTTGCCGATCTGTTGACAGCACACGAAAATAACGTCAAATATCGCGGCTGGTACGGCAAGCTCAAAAAATTTTTCGACAACCAATTCGGCCCGGACTGGATGGAGAAATATAAGGAATTCAAAAAGCAGTACGGCGAATATTTCACGGATGAATGA
- a CDS encoding MoxR family ATPase, translating into MDFKLCEKIITNMSRVIVGKYESLELLMVGMLADGHVLLEDVPGIGKTLIAKSLAKCIDGSFKRVQFTPDLLPSDITGFNVYNQQSCQFQFQPGPVMTNILLADEINRTIPRTQASLLESMEERQVTIDGQTLLLPTPFFVIATQNPIELEGTFPLPEAQLDRFLLKLRVGYPNRNEEIAILERFQEKDPLPELDAVTTPERFAELQQARKKIGVSDALRQYIADLVGATRRHDALRFGASPRGSLGLMRAGQALAGIRGRAYVLPDDIKHLAIPVLSHRLILKDAERLRGETPERFVEQILEETPLPAPME; encoded by the coding sequence TTGGATTTCAAGTTGTGTGAAAAAATTATCACCAATATGTCCAGGGTGATCGTGGGAAAATATGAATCTCTCGAACTGCTGATGGTGGGGATGCTGGCGGACGGGCATGTGCTGCTGGAAGATGTCCCCGGCATCGGCAAAACGCTCATCGCCAAATCGCTTGCCAAATGCATCGACGGCAGCTTTAAGCGGGTTCAGTTCACCCCCGATCTGCTGCCGTCGGATATTACGGGCTTTAACGTATACAATCAGCAGAGCTGCCAGTTTCAATTTCAGCCGGGACCGGTGATGACGAATATTTTGCTGGCCGATGAAATCAATCGCACCATCCCCCGAACCCAGGCCAGCCTGCTGGAGAGCATGGAGGAGCGGCAGGTGACCATTGACGGGCAGACTTTGCTCCTTCCGACGCCGTTTTTCGTGATCGCCACCCAAAACCCCATCGAGTTGGAAGGGACGTTTCCGCTGCCGGAAGCCCAGCTGGACCGATTCCTGTTGAAGCTGCGGGTGGGATATCCAAACCGGAACGAAGAAATCGCGATCCTTGAACGCTTCCAGGAAAAAGATCCGCTGCCGGAGCTGGATGCCGTGACAACGCCGGAGAGGTTCGCCGAGCTGCAGCAGGCACGCAAGAAAATAGGCGTTTCCGATGCGCTGCGGCAATATATCGCCGATCTTGTGGGAGCCACCCGCCGGCACGATGCGCTGCGGTTTGGCGCCAGCCCCCGCGGCAGCCTGGGGCTGATGCGCGCCGGCCAGGCGCTGGCCGGCATCAGGGGCCGGGCCTATGTCCTGCCGGACGATATCAAGCATCTGGCGATCCCGGTTTTGTCCCACCGCCTGATACTCAAAGACGCCGAACGGCTGCGGGGCGAAACACCGGAACGGTTTGTGGAGCAAATTCTGGAAGAGACACCGCTGCCCGCCCCAATGGAGTGA
- a CDS encoding SDR family NAD(P)-dependent oxidoreductase → MKKIAVPDIRLDGRVVIVTGADRGLGRGMSLGLARAGATVMLASPEMEGLKAVAAEIGSLGAGRALVQVVDITDFSSCRALVRKTLAQTGRLDVLVNNARRLHRGPGIPSHGNSLPVFETDPEIYRQTVQVNVIGTFFMSRAALDHFREQGKGKIINLTTSARHFYHRHDSPYGVTKAALEASTQIWARDLEESGITVNSLLPGGSTDSDPDRPQKPGQVLLPVSIMCPPIIWLASELSDGVNGCRFVAKKWDASLPPARAAEAAREEPVFTGQPLGTFHSKIKMERFSR, encoded by the coding sequence ATGAAGAAAATCGCAGTGCCGGACATCCGGCTGGACGGCCGGGTGGTGATTGTGACCGGGGCGGACCGGGGTCTTGGCCGGGGGATGTCACTGGGTCTCGCACGGGCCGGCGCAACGGTCATGCTCGCTTCTCCGGAAATGGAAGGGCTAAAGGCCGTTGCCGCTGAAATCGGATCGCTGGGCGCCGGCCGCGCCCTGGTCCAGGTTGTCGATATCACGGATTTTAGCTCCTGCCGGGCGCTGGTTCGCAAGACCCTGGCGCAGACCGGCCGTCTGGACGTTTTGGTCAACAACGCCCGCCGTCTTCACCGGGGGCCGGGGATTCCGTCGCACGGCAATTCACTGCCGGTTTTCGAGACAGACCCTGAAATATACCGGCAAACGGTGCAGGTCAATGTGATCGGCACCTTTTTCATGAGCCGTGCGGCTTTAGACCATTTCCGAGAACAGGGCAAGGGGAAAATCATCAACCTGACGACTTCGGCGCGCCACTTTTACCATCGGCACGATTCGCCCTACGGCGTCACCAAGGCGGCCCTGGAGGCTTCCACTCAGATCTGGGCCCGCGACCTTGAAGAGAGCGGTATTACGGTCAATTCGCTGTTGCCGGGGGGATCAACCGACTCCGATCCGGACCGCCCCCAAAAACCCGGGCAGGTGCTTTTGCCGGTAAGCATCATGTGTCCCCCGATCATCTGGCTGGCGTCTGAACTGTCGGACGGCGTGAACGGTTGCCGTTTTGTTGCCAAAAAATGGGACGCGTCTCTGCCGCCGGCCCGGGCCGCCGAAGCGGCCCGGGAAGAACCGGTATTTACCGGACAGCCCTTGGGCACCTTCCATTCAAAAATCAAAATGGAGCGATTTTCAAGATGA